The Bombus fervidus isolate BK054 chromosome 6, iyBomFerv1, whole genome shotgun sequence genome contains a region encoding:
- the C12.1 gene encoding spliceosome-associated protein CWC15: MTTAARPTFEPARGGQGRGEKDLSAISKQYSSRDLPSHTKLKYREHGQGTIEELRNRDFRKELEDREREREKDKSSNRRMIEPPRETSTTSVAKRQKIDQVPTASLDADDPLDDDDSESESDEDDTAALLAELQRIKKERAAEQAKKEMEKRQEEERIRMENILSGNPLLSYSSQSGRTDMKVRRRWDDDVVFKNCARSEPKKKHDVFINDSLRSEFHRKFMEKYVK; this comes from the exons ATGACTACAGCCGCGAGACCCACGTTTGAACCTGCTAGAGGAGGACAAGGACGCGGTGAAAAAGATTTAAGTGCAATCTCAAAACAATACAGCAGCAGAGATTTACCGTCTcatacaaaattgaaatacag GGAACATGGACAAGGAACAATCGAGGAATTGCGAAACCGTGATTTTCGCAAGGAATTAGAGGACCGTGAACGTGAGAGGGAAAAGGATAAAAGTTCTAACCGCCGTATGATAGAACCACCTAGAGAAACGTCTACGACAAGTGTTGCTAAAAGGCAGAAAATTGATCAAGTACCTACAGCAAGTTTAGATGCAGATGATCCTCTTGACGATGATGATTCAGAATCAGAAAGTGACGAAGATGATACTGCTGCTCTGTTAGCTGAATTGCAACGTATTAAGAAGGAGAGAGCAGCGGAGCAAGCTAAGAAG GAAATGGAGAAAAGACAGGAAGAGGAAAGAATAAGAATGGAGAACATACTTTCTGGAAATCCTTTACTAAGTTATTCTTCTCAAAGTGGAAGAACAGATATGAAAGTCAGACGAAGATGGGATGATGATGTTGTATTTAAGAACTGTGCTCGTTCGGAACCGAAAAAGAAGCACGATGTGTTCATAAACGACTCGTTACGAAGTGAATTCCATCgtaaatttatggaaaaatacGTTAAGTGA
- the LOC139988618 gene encoding LOW QUALITY PROTEIN: baculoviral IAP repeat-containing protein 8-like (The sequence of the model RefSeq protein was modified relative to this genomic sequence to represent the inferred CDS: deleted 2 bases in 1 codon), with product MSLRCFEYQIEICKWVEDDISMVDQRWSASCRLICNMNCVNMTIRVYFGIVILSRSQSRNISGYGLEYQPISGLNNHNFSMELQLSTTAKFSCLGLGRTKRPVHPEYASYDARLHTFATWPKSIPQRKEQLADAGFYYIGKGDQTFCYYCGVGLKDWEPENDPWEQHAKWFSKCCYLLMVQGQDYVNKITGQDISPLFKEETAQIEGADSVISNDKSNTDKKANLKEIIALKEENRKLKEARLCKICMDREIAIVFLPCGHLATCAYCASSLTYCLMCRQEIKATVHTFLS from the exons ATGAGTCTG AGATGTTTTGAATATCAAATAGAGATATGTAAATGGGTAGAAGATGATATTTCCATGGTTGATCAGAGATGGTCTGCAAGTTGTAGACTTATTTGCAATATGAATTGTGTTAATATGACAATTAGAGTATACTTTGGTATAGTTATACTGTCAAGATCACAAAGCAGAAATATATCTGGT TATGGTTTAGAATATCAACCTATATCTGGTCTTAATAACCATAATTTTTCAATGGAATTACAATTATCAACTACAGCTAAATTTAGCTGTTTAGGTCTAGGAAGAACTAAGAGACCAGTACATCCTGAATATGCTAGTTACGATGCTAGACTACACACATTTGCAACATGGCCAAAATCTATACCACAAAGGAAGGAACAGTTAGCAGATGCAGGCTTTTACTATATTGGAAAAGGTGATCAAACTTTCTGTTATTACTGTGGAGTTGGTTTAAAAGATTGGGAACCAGAAAATGATCCTTGGGAGCAACATGCAAAGTGGTTTTCTAAATGCTGCTATTTATTAATGGTTCAAGGACAagattatgtaaataaaataacaggcCAGGATATATCTCCACTTTTTAAAGAA gAAACAGCACAAATTGAAGGTGCAGACTCTGTAATATCCAATGATAAAAGCAATACCGATAAAAAGGCTAACTTAAAGGAAATta TAgctttgaaagaagaaaatagaaaattaaaagaagctcgtttatgtaaaatttgcATGGATCGAGAAATAGCAATTGTATTTTTACCTTGCGGACACTTAGCAACTTGTGCTTACTGTGCATCATCTCTTACGTATTGCCTAATGTGTCGACAAGAAATTAAAGCCACTGTTCATACATTTCTATCataa